From Daucus carota subsp. sativus chromosome 6, DH1 v3.0, whole genome shotgun sequence, the proteins below share one genomic window:
- the LOC108225164 gene encoding DNA-directed RNA polymerases II, IV and V subunit 11, whose amino-acid sequence MNAPDRYERFVVPEGTKKVSYERDTKIINAASFTVEREDHTIGNIVRMQLHRDENVLFAGYKLPHPLQYKIIVRIHTTSQSSPMQAYNQAINDLDKELDHLKNAFEAEVARFS is encoded by the exons ATGAATGCTCCTGATCGTTATGAACGGTTTGTCGTCCCCGAGGGTACAAAGAA GGTTTCTTATGAAAGAGATACAAAGATCATAAATGCAGCTTCTTTCACTGTTGAAAGAGAAGATCACACTATTGGAAACATCGTTCGCAT GCAACTTCACAGGGACGAAAACGTTCTGTTCGCTGGATACAAGCTTCCTCATCCTCTTCAATACAAAATCATTGTCAGG ATTCACACCACTAGCCAGTCGTCACCAATGCAGGCATATAATCAGGCTATCAATGATCTTGACAAGGAACTCGATCATTTGAAGAATGCATTTGAG GCTGAAGTGGCAAGGTTCTCATAA
- the LOC108225975 gene encoding cation/H(+) antiporter 28 produces the protein MEKNGNWRNPNWLPPIITKCTSVMGLNITTIATHMLGFILLLVFCHFSYMFLRKFSQPRVVSEFIVGLVISNLPFVRSRLSLEVLKQLKYIVESGMVALMFVVGLDISPSIFIHLPVREMKVAMSGFLTTFLLAFLVTPLLHVPIVSNTTFYLGLSFILAGTAYPLLSRLLTDLKIAKSDIGKFVITSAMLSDTMSILSLSVGYIIFDIEDNFAMRKGNEIATMIVTLLMEIFLAAMIAPVIMKWVNRANPEGKPMKGSHLVLALASIIGIASIAPLYAKFSGLLSAFLAGLFMPKEGRISKMLINQVKYFFTSIFYPIFFFWVGSESNLAKFGAKQWRTWENLIFLYSITLIGKVAGSVMSGVLLGFHWRESIEIGLLLSLKGQLHVYLAILAAKMQLITVSTSIVMVFVTLLTIIYTPTVVEKIIERARKRTPTQRMALQWHHPGAELQVLICVHGTQNVQSAINLMEICQGPPEPGIMVYLTDMVELTDKIASTLAHEADGTLTVTDPEVVEMRDSITRIIEEYLDEGGEGVGLRRMIALSTMINMHKDIIILGEDLMISMIILPFHKEQDADGRLNAGNPGFRNINRKVLRNAPCSIGILVDRGFGSTRISRSSVIINIAVVFIGGKDDREGLAFAERFARHPGVKLTVIRFLLDSNNETSVSTRLNKARLLTAEHEEEMKLDDEYFADFYGKHVAGGHVSYMEKYLVNSGQTFSTLRSMEGHYTLFIVGRGGRVNSVLTKGMNDWEECPELGPIGDILSASDFSVTSSVLIIQQHSLKGELQGLQDEFSIMQ, from the exons ATGGAGAAGAACGGAAATTGGCGCAATCCCAATTGGTTGCCACCCATTATAACAAAATGTACATCAGTCATGGGACTAAACATAACCACCATTGCCACCCACATGCTTGGCTTCATCTTGTTGCTGGTTTTCTGTCATTTCTCTTACATGTTCTTGCGCAAATTCTCCCAGCCTCGCGTCGTCTCTGAATTCATC GTAGGCCTGGTGATAAGCAATTTGCCATTCGTCCGATCTCGATTAAGTTTAGAAGTACTTAAGCAACTGAAGTATATAGTAGAATCTGGGATGGTTGCTCTCATGTTTGTAGTTGGCTTAGACATAAGCCCTAGTATCTTCATCCACCTTCCGGTTCGCGAAATGAAAGTAGCCATGTCTGGATTCTTGACTACATTCCTCCTAGCTTTTCTTGTAACACCACTCTTACATGTTCCTATAGTTTCCAACACAACTTTCTATTTAGGCCTTTCCTTCATTCTTGCTGGCACAGCCTATCCTCTTCTCTCGCGCCTTTTAACTGATCTCAAGATAGCGAAATCTGACATTGGCAAATTTGTTATTACCTCAGCAATGCTCTCTGACACCATGTCTATTCTCTCACTCTCAGTAGGCTATATCATCTTTGATATTGAAGATAATTTTGCAATGCGGAAAGGGAATGAGATAGCTACGATGATCGTAACTTTGCTGATGGAAATCTTCTTAGCAGCCATGATTGCACCAGTAATCATGAAATGGGTGAACAGGGCTAATCCAGAAGGCAAACCTATGAAAGGGTCTCACCTGGTTCTTGCATTGGCGTCGATTATTGGAATAGCCAGTATTGCCCCATTGTACGCGAAGTTTAGTGGCTTGTTAAGTGCTTTTCTAGCAGGCTTGTTTATGCCGAAAGAAGGGAGGATATCAAAGATGCTGATCAATCAAGTTAAGTACTTTTTCACCAGCATCTTTTACCCGATTTTCTTCTTTTGGGTGGGTTCTGAATCTAATCTAGCCAAATTCGGAGCTAAACAATGGCGGACATGGGAAAATCTCATATTCCTGTACTCCATAACATTGATCGGGAAAGTGGCGGGATCAGTCATGTCCGGGGTTCTCTTAGGCTTCCACTGGAGGGAATCCATTGAAATCGGGTTGCTACTCAGTCTCAAGGGCCAGCTCCATGTCTACTTGGCTATTCTTGCGGCCAAG ATGCAACTCATAACGGTTTCCACCAGCATTGTCATGGTGTTTGTGACTCTGTTAACCATCATCTACACCCCGACGGTGGTGGAAAAGATTATTGAGCGCGCAAGGAAAAGGACCCCGACTCAAAGAATGGCATTGCAATGGCACCATCCTGGTGCTGAGCTCCAGGTTCTTATCTGTGTCCACGGTACCCAAAATGTTCAATCTGCTATTAACCTAATGGAGATTTGTCAAGGTCCTCCGGAGCCAGGGATCATGGTTTACCTAACAGACATGGTGGAACTCACTGATAAAATCGCGTCAACATTAGCACATGAAGCGGATGGGACGCTGACTGTGACAGACCCGGAAGTGGTGGAGATGCGCGACAGCATTACCAGAATCATTGAGGAATACTTAGATGAAGGGGGTGAAGGGGTGGGACTTCGACGAATGATTGCATTGTCAACCATGATTAATATGCATAAGGATATCATAATTCTTGGAGAGGACTtgatgatttctatgatcatACTGCCGTTTCACAAAGAGCAGGATGCAGATGGAAGGCTCAATGCTGGCAATCCAGGGTTTCGAAACATAAATCGCAAG GTTCTCCGTAACGCACCTTGCTCAATTGGTATACTAGTAGACCGAGGATTTGGatcaacaagaatttcaaggtCTAGCGTAATCATCAACATTGCTGTGGTTTTCATTGGAGGGAAAGATGATCGTGAAGGACTGGCGTTCGCAGAAAGATTTGCTCGACATCCGGGTGTAAAACTAACTGTCATAAGGTTTCTGTTGGATTCTAACAACGAGACGAGTGTATCAACGAGACTTAACAAGGCTAGGTTGCTCACCGCGGAGCATGAAGAGGAGATGAAACTTGATGATGAATATTTTGCAGATTTTTACGGGAAGCATGTGGCGGGAGGGCATGTTTCATACATGGAGAAGTACCTTGTGAACTCCGGACAGACGTTTTCGACGCTCAGGTCGATGGAAGGACACTACACACTCTTCATTGTGGGAAGAGGAGGACGGGTGAACTCTGTTTTGACGAAGGGGATGAATGACTGGGAGGAGTGTCCGGAGTTGGGTCCTATCGGTGATATTCTATCGGCGTCGGATTTCTCAGTCACGTCTTCTGTTCTGATCATTCAGCAGCATAGTCTTAAAGGAGAGCTTCAGGGCTTGCAGGATGAATTTTCCATCATGCAGTGA
- the LOC108226862 gene encoding NADPH HC-toxin reductase 1-like, translated as MEKTRVCVTGGSGYLGSWLVKKLLHKGYIVHATLRSLDEKSKVGLLKSLPNANTGLVLFKADIYDPNDFQAAIEGCNYVLHLATPLQHNTKSSLYKDTREAAIAGVKTIADCCLKSQSVKKLIYTSSVMASSPLKDDGSGFESYWDESCWTTINDTPFTYFFNYPCICNCVLKAYTMSKTSAEKEILSYNATASDPDTGLEVVSLVCGLVGGDTILSYLPASMSTIISPLFGDSLNSYYQSLQHLQELLGCVPLVHIEDVCEAHVLCMEKPSLKGRFICSNADPTAKEITEYFKNNNPNSELEILDDCSIIGERGSRCSSIELIKLGFEHKFNMADILDGSVHCGKMLGSLPNK; from the exons atggagAAGACAAGAGTTTGTGTTACAGGAGGATCAGGATATCTAGGATCTTGGCTAGTTAAGAAACTCTTGCACAAGGGTTATATTGTTCATGCAACTTTAAGAAGCTTAG ATGAGAAATCAAAAGTAGGCCTTCTTAAATCTCTGCCAAATGCCAATACTGGACTAGTGTTATTCAAAGCCGATATATATGATCCTAATGATTTTCAAGCTGCAATTGAGGGTTGCAACTATGTCTTGCATCTGGCTACCCCATTGCAACATAATACTAAAAGCTCTCTG TACAAGGATACAAGAGAAGCTGCCATTGCTGGAGTAAAAACTATAGCTGATTGTTGCCTTAAATCACAAAGTGTGAAGAAGCTCATATATACTTCATCTGTCATGGCCTCATCACCGTTGAAGGATGATGGGAGCGGTTTTGAATCTTATTGGGACGAATCTTGTTGGACTACCATCAATGACACACCTTTTACTTACT TTTTTAACTACCCTTGCATTTGTAACTGTGTTCTGAAGGCATATACGATGTCAAAGACCTCAGCAGAGAAAGAAATTCTAAGCTATAACGCAACTGCATCCGACCCTGATACTGGTCTAGAAGTTGTGAGCTTAGTTTGTGGTTTGGTGGGAGGAGACACAATTCTTTCCTATCTACCTGCAAGCATGAGTACAATTATATCACCCCTTTTCGGAGACTCACTTAATAGCTATTACCAGAGCTTGCAACATCTGCAAGAGCTTCTAGGTTGCGTGCCACTTGTTCATATCGAAGATGTTTGTGAAGCACATGTTTTGTGCATGGAGAAACCTTCCTTGAAAGGAAGATTCATATGTTCAAATGCTGATCCGACTGCCAAGGAGATCACAGAGTACTTCAAGAACAATAACCCGAATTCAGAACTAGAGATTTTAGATGA CTGCAGTATCATAGGAGAAAGAGGAAGCAGATGCAGTTCAATAGAGCTCATAAAACTAGGATTCGAGCACAAATTTAACATGGCAGACATTTTAGATGGTAGTGTACATTGTGGAAAAATGTTAGGATCTCTCCCTAACAAATAA
- the LOC108225522 gene encoding NADPH HC-toxin reductase 1, whose amino-acid sequence MEKIKVCVTGGSGYLGSWLVKKLLQKGYIVHATLRSLDDKTKVGLLESLPNADTGLVLFKADIYNPSDFEAAIEGCSYVLHVATPMQHNTESSLFKDTIEAAIAGVRTIADCCLKSQTVKKLIYTSSVMASSSLKDDGSGFESYWDESCWTTINDIPFTYCNDYLRAYTVSKTLADKEIISYNTIESDSDTGLEVVSLVCALVGGDTLLSYVPASMNTILSPLLGDSLNGYYISLQHLQELLGCVPLVHIEDVCEAHVFCMEKPSLKGRFICSNADPTVKEITEFFKSNYPNSEFEIIENIMAERGSKCTSTELIKLGFEYKFNMADILDGSVRCGKTLGFLPNK is encoded by the exons atggagAAAATAAAAGTTTGTGTTACAGGAGGATCAGGATATCTAGGATCTTGGTTAGTTAAGAAACTCTTGCAGAAGGGTTACATTGTTCATGCAACTCTAAGAAGCTTAG ATGACAAGACGAAAGTAGGCCTTCTGGAATCTCTGCCAAATGCGGATACTGGACTGGTGCTGTTCAAAGCTGATATATATAATCCTAGCGATTTTGAGGCTGCAATCGAGGGTTGCAGCTATGTTTTGCATGTGGCTACTCCAATGCAACATAATACTGAAAGCTCtctg TTCAAGGATACAATTGAAGCTGCCATTGCTGGAGTAAGAACTATAGCTGATTGTTGCCTTAAATCACAGACTGTGAAGAAGCTCATATATACTTCATCTGTCATGGCCTCATCATCGTTGAAGGATGATGGGAGCGGTTTTGAATCTTACTGGGACGAATCTTGTTGGACTACTATCAACGACATACCTTTTACTTACTGTAATGATTATTTGCGG GCTTATACTGTGTCAAAGACCTTAGCAGATAAAGAAATTATAAGCTATAACACAATTGAATCCGACTCTGATACTGGCCTAGAAGTTGTCAGCTTAGTTTGCGCGTTGGTTGGAGGAGACACACTTCTTTCCTATGTACCTGCTAGCATGAATACGATTTTATCACCCCTTCTGGGAGACTCACTTAATGGCTATTACATTTCCCTGCAACACTTGCAAGAGCTTCTAGGTTGTGTGCCACTTGTTCACATCGAAGATGTTTGCGAAGCACATGTTTTCTGCATGGAGAAGCCTTCCTTGAAAGGAAGATTTATATGTTCAAATGCAGATCCAACCGTCAAAGAGATCACTGAGTTCTTTAAGAGTAATTACCCCAATTCAGAGTTCGAAATTATAGAAAA CATCATGGCAGAGAGAGGAAGCAAATGCACTTCAACAGAGCTCATAAAACTTGGCTTCGAGTACAAATTTAACATGGCAGACATCTTAGATGGGAGTGTACGTTGTGGAAAAACTCTAGGATTTCTCCCAAACAAATAA